A window of the Candidatus Paraluminiphilus aquimaris genome harbors these coding sequences:
- a CDS encoding TIGR04211 family SH3 domain-containing protein → MTNLMRWTATIVLGFLAMTASAQQGNNTQLTQDTSQDGDFSTTQTGESDSELGESRYITDLIYTPIRTGPGGDYRIVNKGLPSGTEVTYFGTAEGGVWAEVETKGGTRGYLRAQYLQTAIPRAKQLNSLETQLKNALTKVAQLQAQLDASVEELSSANEDRGTATRGLEATQQELAEIKRISANAIQLDKLTGELTSKLEDVNARNDLLKLENTRLEGRVASNQRLEGVLAVLAGIFLALVIPRLTVKRRRNDGWR, encoded by the coding sequence ATGACCAACCTTATGAGATGGACAGCGACGATCGTACTCGGATTCCTGGCGATGACCGCATCAGCGCAGCAAGGCAATAATACCCAGCTCACGCAAGACACCTCGCAGGACGGCGACTTCAGCACCACACAAACCGGCGAAAGCGACAGTGAGCTTGGAGAATCACGCTACATCACCGACCTCATTTACACACCCATTAGAACCGGACCAGGTGGCGATTACCGTATTGTGAATAAAGGCCTGCCGTCGGGAACTGAAGTCACCTATTTTGGCACCGCTGAGGGCGGTGTCTGGGCAGAAGTCGAGACGAAGGGCGGAACGCGAGGTTACTTAAGAGCGCAATACCTGCAAACAGCTATCCCACGTGCCAAACAGCTAAATAGCCTTGAGACGCAACTAAAAAACGCGCTGACAAAGGTCGCCCAACTGCAGGCGCAATTGGACGCATCTGTTGAGGAATTGTCATCCGCCAATGAGGACCGCGGGACTGCGACGCGAGGCCTAGAGGCGACACAGCAAGAACTCGCCGAGATCAAACGTATTTCTGCCAACGCTATTCAATTGGACAAGCTAACCGGCGAACTCACCTCAAAACTTGAGGACGTTAATGCGCGAAATGACCTGCTCAAACTCGAAAACACTCGATTAGAGGGCCGCGTGGCCAGTAATCAGCGTCTTGAGGGCGTTCTTGCTGTTTTAGCCGGCATCTTCCTCGCGCTTGTCATTCCGCGTTTGACCGTCAAACGCCGACGCAACGATGGCTGGCGATAG
- a CDS encoding SDR family oxidoreductase gives MCALSALPKHIVITGPTAGIGRAAALSLAEQGSQLTLLCRNLDKGADVSEAIVNAGGLAPHLVQMDMASLDSVRRAATSVLELGLPIDVLLNNAGLINSHRRETSDGFEETLAVNHFAPFLLTGMLLPAILKAAPGARIVNVASGAHSFVKNMGFDDIQLEHSYKTFEAYGRSKLANILFTRTLSQRLAGKGVTVNCLHPGAVATDIGKQHGELIAKVIPILLKPFFRGPQKGAETSIYLCADERVAGQTGGYWYNCKLTKVKPWAEDDVEARRLWDYTQDTIGFEYPSF, from the coding sequence ATGTGTGCGTTGAGTGCGTTACCAAAGCACATTGTTATTACGGGGCCTACAGCGGGCATAGGGCGCGCGGCCGCATTGAGTCTTGCGGAGCAGGGTTCACAGCTCACGCTTTTATGCCGAAATCTCGATAAAGGCGCAGACGTCTCTGAGGCCATTGTGAATGCAGGAGGTCTTGCGCCTCATCTTGTTCAAATGGATATGGCCAGTCTTGACAGTGTTCGTCGTGCGGCAACCTCAGTTCTGGAACTTGGGCTTCCCATTGATGTGCTGCTAAACAATGCAGGCCTAATAAACTCTCACCGCAGGGAGACATCGGATGGTTTTGAGGAGACGCTTGCGGTCAATCATTTCGCCCCTTTTCTCCTCACGGGCATGTTGTTGCCCGCTATTCTCAAGGCCGCGCCAGGTGCGCGGATCGTCAATGTGGCCTCAGGCGCACACAGTTTTGTGAAAAACATGGGGTTTGACGACATTCAGCTTGAGCACAGCTATAAGACATTCGAGGCCTATGGTCGATCCAAATTGGCCAATATATTGTTTACGCGAACACTGTCGCAGCGGCTTGCTGGGAAAGGCGTCACAGTGAACTGCCTGCACCCGGGTGCAGTCGCAACCGACATAGGTAAACAGCACGGCGAACTCATTGCAAAAGTCATTCCCATTCTGTTGAAACCGTTTTTCCGAGGCCCTCAAAAAGGCGCAGAAACATCAATTTATCTATGTGCTGACGAAAGGGTGGCAGGTCAAACCGGCGGTTATTGGTATAACTGCAAGCTGACGAAAGTGAAGCCCTGGGCGGAAGACGATGTCGAGGCGCGCAGGCTTTGGGATTACACGCAGGACACGATTGGCTTTGAGTACCCCTCTTTTTAG
- a CDS encoding S1C family serine protease, giving the protein MKRPLLASFFKRLISNLIAGFALLLTPVFALVMPALTMAPTAAAAVDYLSFSTNDEANTTEVFSNASPSVVYVTSTALRRQMFSLNVMEIPQGAGSGFVWDNSGLIVTNYHVVARANKLTVTLSDQREFDATVVGLAPERDLAVLRLIDPPEGLIELPLGDSSELSVGRKVLAIGNPFGLDTTLTVGVVSALGREIQSPSGRKIRGVIQTDAAINPGNSGGPLLNSLGQLVGVNTAIYSPSGASAGIGFAIPVSTVKEVVPQLIAYGKILRPVLGIERASDQWIKRNRIDGVPIVRTYRGFPADDAGMIGARRVGRNDIVLGDIITSVDGQDIKTNEDFLSAMEKHRVGDIVTIETLRDNKTLRFNVELTETQ; this is encoded by the coding sequence ATGAAACGTCCGTTATTGGCGTCTTTTTTCAAGCGCCTGATCTCAAACCTCATCGCCGGATTTGCCCTGCTTCTCACCCCTGTTTTTGCGCTCGTAATGCCCGCGCTAACAATGGCACCCACGGCAGCTGCAGCCGTGGACTACCTAAGTTTCTCAACGAATGACGAAGCAAACACCACCGAGGTCTTCAGTAACGCGAGCCCTTCGGTCGTATACGTGACATCCACTGCATTACGTCGCCAGATGTTCAGCCTCAATGTGATGGAAATCCCTCAAGGTGCGGGATCTGGCTTTGTCTGGGATAACTCGGGACTCATCGTAACGAACTATCATGTTGTCGCACGGGCCAATAAGTTAACGGTCACGCTCAGCGATCAACGCGAGTTCGACGCGACCGTGGTTGGACTGGCGCCCGAGCGCGATCTCGCCGTGCTCCGTCTGATTGATCCGCCAGAGGGTCTCATTGAGTTACCGCTGGGCGATTCATCTGAGTTATCGGTTGGACGCAAAGTACTTGCCATTGGTAACCCTTTTGGACTCGACACCACACTGACAGTTGGTGTGGTGAGTGCGCTCGGCAGGGAGATTCAGTCCCCCAGTGGCCGCAAAATCCGCGGAGTAATTCAGACCGATGCAGCTATTAATCCCGGTAATTCGGGTGGCCCTCTGCTCAACTCCCTTGGCCAGCTAGTCGGCGTAAACACCGCCATCTACTCGCCTAGCGGTGCCAGCGCAGGCATTGGATTCGCGATCCCAGTCAGCACGGTGAAAGAGGTCGTTCCTCAACTGATTGCCTACGGGAAAATTCTTCGGCCTGTGCTCGGTATCGAACGCGCTTCTGATCAATGGATTAAGCGCAACCGAATCGATGGCGTACCCATTGTGCGGACCTATCGAGGCTTCCCAGCGGATGATGCGGGGATGATTGGCGCGCGTAGGGTAGGCCGAAATGACATCGTACTGGGAGACATTATCACGTCGGTTGACGGACAAGACATCAAGACCAACGAAGACTTCCTGTCTGCAATGGAAAAGCATCGAGTCGGCGACATTGTGACCATCGAGACCCTCAGAGATAACAAGACCTTACGCTTTAACGTTGAGCTAACCGAAACGCAATGA
- the rimO gene encoding 30S ribosomal protein S12 methylthiotransferase RimO encodes MPQAQKVGFVSLGCPKALVDSERILTQLRFDGYEVSPSYDDAGVVIVNTCGFIDSAKEESLAAIGEALEENGRVLVTGCMGGGEQADLVLQRHPKVLGITGPAAYEEVLSEVRRVLPNAHVPDPKIDLIPAQGVKLTPKHYAYLKISEGCNHRCRFCIIPSLRGDLVSRPIGDVMREAEQLARSGVKELLVISQDTSAYGVDIKYKTDFWGGRPLKSDLYHLASALGELGIWVRMHYVYPYPHVDKIIPLMAEGKVLPYLDIPLQHGSPSVLKRMKRPAASEKTLDRIRSWREICPDITLRSTFIVGFPGETEGEFNELLDFMRDASLDRVGCFKYSAVEGASANELDNPVPEDIKEERWHRFMAVQQEISAQRLQRKVGSEVDVIVDEVSGEAAVGRTKGDAPEIDGVVYLKNTDGLAPGDVIRRRVTKADDYDLWTD; translated from the coding sequence ATGCCTCAAGCGCAAAAAGTAGGTTTCGTGTCACTTGGGTGCCCAAAAGCCCTCGTGGATTCGGAGCGCATCCTCACACAACTAAGATTCGATGGATACGAGGTGTCGCCTTCTTACGATGATGCCGGTGTTGTCATTGTGAACACCTGCGGCTTCATCGACAGCGCGAAGGAAGAGTCGCTAGCTGCCATCGGTGAGGCGCTTGAGGAAAACGGTCGAGTTCTGGTAACGGGCTGTATGGGAGGGGGTGAACAGGCCGATCTCGTTTTACAGCGCCATCCCAAAGTACTGGGAATCACCGGACCTGCTGCCTACGAGGAAGTCCTATCTGAGGTTCGTCGCGTCCTCCCCAACGCTCACGTACCCGACCCGAAGATCGATCTTATTCCGGCACAGGGTGTAAAGCTTACGCCAAAGCACTATGCCTATCTGAAGATCTCGGAGGGATGCAATCATCGCTGTCGATTTTGCATTATCCCAAGTCTTCGAGGCGACCTTGTCAGCCGACCCATTGGCGATGTGATGCGTGAAGCCGAACAGCTCGCTCGCTCAGGTGTTAAAGAGTTGCTCGTCATCTCTCAAGACACCAGCGCTTATGGGGTCGATATTAAATACAAAACGGACTTCTGGGGTGGACGCCCGCTCAAAAGTGATCTGTATCATCTCGCTTCTGCACTCGGCGAATTGGGTATCTGGGTGCGAATGCACTACGTCTACCCTTATCCGCACGTCGACAAAATCATCCCGCTTATGGCGGAGGGGAAAGTGCTCCCCTATCTCGACATACCGTTGCAACACGGCAGTCCAAGTGTCCTAAAGCGAATGAAGCGACCGGCTGCATCTGAAAAAACCCTCGATCGTATTCGTTCTTGGCGAGAGATCTGTCCAGACATCACATTGCGCTCAACCTTTATCGTTGGCTTTCCCGGTGAAACCGAGGGTGAATTCAATGAGTTACTCGACTTTATGCGTGACGCGTCACTCGATCGTGTCGGGTGTTTCAAGTACTCAGCAGTCGAAGGTGCCTCGGCAAACGAGCTCGACAACCCGGTCCCCGAGGACATTAAAGAGGAACGCTGGCACCGTTTTATGGCTGTGCAGCAAGAAATCAGTGCTCAACGCCTCCAGCGTAAAGTTGGCTCCGAGGTGGATGTCATCGTCGACGAGGTATCCGGTGAGGCGGCCGTGGGGCGAACCAAAGGCGACGCACCCGAAATAGATGGGGTGGTATACCTAAAAAACACCGACGGGTTGGCGCCGGGAGATGTGATACGTAGACGGGTGACCAAGGCAGACGATTATGATCTGTGGACCGACTAA
- the htpX gene encoding protease HtpX, which yields MRILLFLLTNMAVVIVVGVVWRLLGFESFLEANGVGLDFNALLVFCGLFGMGGSLFSLFISKWMAKRGTRTRIIETPSNRDEEWLVNTVRQLADQAGIGMPEVGIFPSEAPNAFATGWNRNNALVAVSSGMLQRFKPEEVRAVMAHEIGHVANGDMVTLTLVQGVVNTFVMFFARIIGHTIDRVVFKNERGLGIGYWVGTIVAEILLSILASMIVMWFSRYREYRADAAGADLAGKHHMTAALRRLQAEMDSPSDLPGELTAFGIRSGKSSNIRQLFSSHPPLDKRIEALQNR from the coding sequence ATGCGCATTTTACTCTTTCTGTTAACCAACATGGCGGTCGTGATTGTTGTGGGTGTCGTCTGGCGCCTGCTCGGCTTTGAAAGCTTCCTTGAGGCCAATGGTGTGGGGCTTGATTTCAATGCATTGCTCGTTTTCTGTGGTTTGTTCGGCATGGGTGGCTCACTGTTTTCGCTTTTCATTTCGAAATGGATGGCCAAGCGCGGGACGCGCACCCGCATTATTGAGACGCCCAGTAACCGGGATGAGGAATGGCTCGTAAACACGGTGCGTCAACTTGCCGATCAAGCGGGCATTGGCATGCCAGAGGTAGGCATATTCCCGTCCGAGGCACCCAACGCCTTCGCCACCGGGTGGAATCGAAACAATGCGCTGGTCGCGGTCAGCTCAGGCATGCTCCAGCGATTCAAGCCCGAAGAGGTTCGGGCCGTGATGGCCCATGAGATTGGTCACGTAGCCAATGGCGACATGGTGACGTTGACCCTCGTACAAGGCGTAGTGAATACCTTCGTTATGTTCTTCGCACGCATCATCGGTCACACCATTGATCGAGTCGTCTTTAAGAATGAGCGGGGCCTGGGCATTGGTTACTGGGTCGGTACTATTGTGGCTGAAATTTTATTGAGCATACTCGCTAGCATGATCGTCATGTGGTTCTCGCGTTACCGTGAATACCGCGCAGACGCAGCGGGCGCGGACCTGGCCGGTAAGCACCATATGACGGCGGCATTGCGGCGGCTACAAGCAGAGATGGATTCGCCGTCGGACTTGCCCGGTGAACTTACCGCGTTTGGAATACGCTCCGGTAAAAGCTCAAATATCCGCCAACTGTTCTCATCTCACCCACCGCTGGACAAGCGGATAGAGGCCTTGCAAAACCGATGA
- a CDS encoding DUF2244 domain-containing protein, with protein sequence MITELIEDDHRLIIVKPNKSATWRTNLYALIAVSIPSLGAAIAFTLLGAWPILPFAGAELIGLGAALYYVNWKLEYRQVVTVHAATIKIEKGYFVPKRTWLWRRDDTALNVIDAKNQWEGPALWLHNKESRTTIGEFLNKDEAEELLKRLRAELPVRTYGSERKFTL encoded by the coding sequence TTGATTACTGAACTCATTGAAGATGACCACCGCTTAATCATCGTCAAGCCCAACAAGAGCGCCACCTGGCGAACCAACCTTTACGCTCTGATCGCCGTTTCGATTCCTTCTCTGGGCGCAGCCATTGCTTTTACGCTATTAGGTGCCTGGCCAATTCTGCCCTTCGCCGGTGCAGAGCTGATAGGTTTGGGCGCTGCGCTTTACTATGTGAATTGGAAGCTTGAGTACAGGCAGGTTGTTACTGTCCACGCCGCCACTATCAAAATTGAGAAAGGCTACTTTGTTCCAAAACGTACCTGGCTATGGCGGCGGGACGATACGGCACTTAACGTTATCGATGCGAAAAATCAGTGGGAAGGTCCAGCCTTGTGGCTTCATAACAAGGAGAGCCGCACCACGATTGGTGAGTTCCTCAACAAGGACGAGGCTGAAGAGTTGCTGAAGCGATTGCGTGCAGAATTACCGGTTCGCACCTACGGTAGCGAACGCAAGTTCACCCTGTGA
- a CDS encoding molecular chaperone DnaJ — protein MIRALLAIAAAAIAIYYLWRVRNMPPHKQRSGYIKFLLGLMIALVVVLTLTGRMHWVGAAITGAFVFLRQILPWVIRALPFLNKLRAQNAQSGQSSIQTNHLSATLDHGSGYIDGEIIEGPHKGWLLSELSITQLEDLLAHYQTEDEESAELLEAYIDQRRQQADQNSEQQRSANRAASDQSARAEALAILGLDEGSTEDEVVAAHRSLIQKLHPDRGGNDFLAAKINQAKDILLNKN, from the coding sequence GTGATCAGAGCGCTACTAGCCATTGCCGCCGCGGCCATCGCTATTTACTACCTGTGGCGTGTTCGCAATATGCCACCGCACAAGCAGCGATCTGGCTATATCAAGTTCTTGCTGGGGCTTATGATTGCCCTCGTGGTTGTGCTCACCCTTACCGGGCGTATGCATTGGGTCGGTGCGGCGATCACAGGTGCCTTTGTGTTTCTCCGTCAAATCCTTCCCTGGGTAATTCGCGCACTGCCCTTTCTAAACAAACTACGCGCGCAGAACGCACAGTCGGGTCAGTCATCGATTCAAACGAATCATCTGTCGGCAACGCTTGATCACGGTTCAGGTTATATCGACGGGGAAATAATCGAGGGGCCGCACAAAGGCTGGCTGTTATCCGAGCTCTCAATAACGCAATTGGAAGATCTGTTAGCGCATTACCAGACCGAAGATGAAGAGTCCGCTGAACTGCTAGAGGCCTACATTGACCAGCGGCGTCAGCAAGCTGATCAAAATTCAGAGCAGCAGCGAAGCGCTAATCGGGCAGCATCTGACCAGAGCGCACGAGCAGAAGCCCTTGCCATATTAGGTCTTGATGAGGGTTCGACGGAGGACGAGGTGGTTGCGGCGCACCGGAGTTTGATTCAAAAGTTACACCCAGATCGTGGCGGCAATGATTTTCTTGCCGCAAAAATCAATCAAGCAAAAGATATCTTGCTCAACAAGAATTAA
- a CDS encoding RluA family pseudouridine synthase produces MTEAAPGTPGAPEFDELPPYLVPHSQATTRIVYEDTDLLIVDKPHHLLSVPGRHPLNHDSLIRRLQPRYPDVNAVHRLDLDTSGIMVVPKHKASLSELARQFQRRQIEKEYTAVLWGELDQDAGAVELPIATDWPNRPKQMICHERGKHSLTYFEVIERRKMRTLVKLKPVTGRSHQLRIHMQALGHPIIGCDMYAHPKALEASERLLLHATRLKLCAPSTGHWISAFTPIPFAL; encoded by the coding sequence GTGACTGAAGCGGCCCCCGGCACGCCAGGGGCTCCAGAATTTGATGAGCTCCCGCCTTATCTTGTCCCGCACAGTCAAGCTACCACCCGAATTGTCTACGAGGACACAGACCTTCTTATTGTCGATAAACCCCATCACTTGTTGAGCGTGCCCGGTCGGCATCCACTCAATCACGACAGCTTGATTCGGCGTCTGCAACCGCGTTATCCCGATGTGAATGCGGTGCATCGGCTCGACTTGGATACGTCAGGTATTATGGTTGTGCCCAAGCACAAAGCGAGCCTGTCGGAACTCGCCCGGCAATTTCAACGCCGCCAAATTGAAAAAGAATACACGGCGGTTTTGTGGGGCGAGCTCGACCAAGATGCGGGCGCTGTCGAACTGCCTATCGCAACCGACTGGCCTAACCGGCCCAAGCAGATGATTTGCCACGAACGCGGCAAGCACTCCCTCACCTATTTTGAGGTCATTGAGCGCCGAAAGATGCGGACCCTTGTAAAGCTCAAACCTGTTACCGGTCGATCTCACCAGCTTCGGATACACATGCAGGCGCTGGGCCACCCAATTATTGGTTGCGATATGTACGCTCACCCCAAAGCCCTCGAAGCGTCTGAGCGGCTGTTACTCCATGCAACCCGATTAAAGTTGTGCGCACCGTCTACAGGGCATTGGATTTCTGCCTTCACACCGATACCGTTTGCACTTTAG
- a CDS encoding peptidylprolyl isomerase yields the protein MRHLKQTLLSLFSAALLIGGSAAQAENPIVKLETNVGDVTVLLYADKSPKTVENFLAHVDEGFYKNTIFHRVIDNFMVQGGGFDVDLKQRESGRTVVNESKNRLHNDRGTLAMARTSDPDSAGSQFFINQRNNPRLDWTPFKPGYTVFGEVISGMRVVDFMASTPTGSAVGSTDKGKMPLQDVPLDPIVLLRVTRISP from the coding sequence GTGCGCCATCTCAAACAAACCCTGTTAAGTCTCTTCTCTGCAGCGTTACTGATTGGCGGCAGCGCTGCTCAGGCCGAGAACCCTATCGTCAAGTTAGAAACCAATGTCGGGGACGTCACCGTATTGCTCTACGCCGACAAATCACCCAAGACAGTTGAAAATTTTCTCGCTCACGTCGACGAGGGTTTTTACAAAAACACAATCTTTCACCGTGTAATCGACAATTTTATGGTCCAAGGCGGTGGTTTCGATGTCGATTTAAAACAGAGGGAGTCGGGCAGAACGGTCGTCAATGAGTCGAAGAACCGTCTTCACAATGACCGCGGCACACTAGCCATGGCACGGACCAGCGATCCCGACTCTGCTGGAAGTCAGTTTTTCATTAATCAGCGTAACAATCCCCGACTAGACTGGACGCCCTTCAAGCCTGGCTACACCGTCTTTGGCGAAGTGATAAGCGGCATGAGAGTCGTCGACTTTATGGCATCGACCCCTACGGGGAGCGCTGTTGGTTCAACCGACAAGGGAAAGATGCCCCTGCAAGATGTGCCGCTTGATCCGATCGTCTTGCTTCGTGTCACGCGCATATCCCCATGA
- a CDS encoding heat-shock protein HtpX: protein MDRSFILKNQDGHYWGRSKEWVDGADRSRVALYKHRDEASNTVFELSSKDFGLRADILEMTLNKGKLPKLTISQIALPGLDESEENSEESSEESSEESSEESSEESSEESSEESSEESSEESSEEDGTESSS, encoded by the coding sequence GTGGACCGCAGCTTCATCCTTAAAAATCAAGACGGCCATTACTGGGGACGCAGTAAGGAATGGGTCGACGGCGCTGATCGCTCACGCGTGGCACTCTATAAACACCGTGATGAAGCGAGTAATACCGTCTTCGAACTGAGCTCTAAAGATTTTGGACTTCGTGCGGACATCCTCGAGATGACACTCAATAAAGGGAAACTCCCTAAATTGACCATCAGTCAAATTGCGTTGCCCGGCCTCGACGAGAGCGAAGAAAACAGCGAAGAAAGCAGCGAAGAAAGCAGCGAAGAAAGCAGCGAAGAAAGCAGCGAAGAAAGCAGCGAAGAAAGCAGCGAAGAAAGCAGCGAAGAAAGCAGCGAAGAAAGCAGCGAAGAAGACGGTACCGAAAGTAGCTCCTAG
- the msrA gene encoding peptide-methionine (S)-S-oxide reductase MsrA: MDVMDIRRKHALPSADEAIPGRSERMEVTHAHTVLGTPLEGPFDASLEMAMFGLGCFWGAERLFWKVPGVYTTAVGYAAGHTPNPTYREVCSGQTGHNEVVLVVFDPAKVSYGALLSVFWESHDPTQGMRQGNDWGTQYRSGIYTYSEAQSAAALASLKTYNERLVAAGYNAITTEVLSATEFYYAEAYHQQYLDKNPAGYCGIGGTGVACGIGTGVSA; encoded by the coding sequence ATGGATGTCATGGATATTCGACGTAAACACGCTCTACCTTCAGCAGACGAGGCGATCCCCGGACGCTCCGAGCGCATGGAGGTAACGCACGCCCACACGGTTTTAGGCACACCGCTGGAAGGGCCCTTTGACGCATCTTTGGAAATGGCGATGTTTGGGCTCGGTTGCTTTTGGGGTGCGGAGCGCTTGTTTTGGAAGGTGCCCGGGGTGTATACGACCGCAGTTGGGTATGCGGCGGGGCACACTCCTAACCCGACTTACCGCGAGGTTTGTTCAGGGCAGACGGGGCACAATGAGGTCGTACTCGTGGTTTTTGACCCAGCTAAAGTGAGCTACGGGGCGTTGTTAAGCGTTTTCTGGGAGAGTCATGACCCTACGCAGGGTATGCGCCAGGGAAACGACTGGGGGACGCAATACCGTTCAGGTATTTACACTTATTCCGAAGCTCAATCTGCTGCTGCATTGGCGAGTCTCAAGACCTATAACGAGCGCTTAGTGGCCGCAGGGTATAACGCGATCACAACGGAAGTTCTCAGTGCCACCGAGTTTTATTACGCGGAGGCGTATCACCAGCAGTACTTGGATAAGAATCCCGCGGGCTATTGTGGTATCGGCGGTACTGGCGTGGCCTGTGGAATTGGGACGGGCGTCAGCGCTTAA
- a CDS encoding pyridoxine 5'-phosphate synthase — protein sequence MTILSVNLNKVALVRNSRDTTSPSPLEFASIAVAAGAEGITVHPRPDQRHIRASDCHDLAAALKVEFNIEGNPFAPAAASDRSAVGDYPGFMSLVEATRPAQVTLVPDGDEQLTSDHGFDLRQDSERLLPIITQLKSWGCRVSVFMDPDPEQMAMAAAIGADRVELYTEAYAVAHAHGDFTSTLAAFVDTAIAADEAGLGVNAGHDLNLMNLPDFKIPHLLEVSIGHALTVDALRYGFAASVAHYKKALALRAGSD from the coding sequence ATGACGATTCTTAGCGTAAACCTAAACAAGGTCGCACTCGTTCGAAACTCACGCGACACCACCTCGCCCTCGCCGCTTGAATTTGCGTCGATAGCCGTAGCAGCGGGTGCAGAGGGTATTACCGTCCACCCAAGGCCAGATCAACGCCATATTCGTGCGTCAGATTGCCATGACTTAGCAGCCGCGCTGAAGGTTGAATTCAACATTGAAGGCAACCCTTTCGCGCCAGCGGCGGCGAGTGACAGGTCGGCTGTCGGCGACTACCCGGGCTTTATGTCGCTTGTCGAGGCTACGCGCCCGGCGCAAGTCACCTTGGTTCCGGACGGCGACGAACAGCTAACATCGGACCACGGATTCGACTTGCGACAAGATAGCGAACGCCTCTTACCCATCATCACGCAACTCAAATCTTGGGGCTGTCGCGTCAGCGTGTTCATGGATCCCGACCCAGAGCAGATGGCCATGGCAGCGGCCATTGGGGCAGATCGTGTTGAGCTATACACCGAAGCTTACGCAGTGGCCCATGCCCACGGGGACTTCACAAGCACCTTAGCAGCCTTTGTCGATACAGCCATTGCGGCTGACGAGGCAGGTTTGGGCGTAAATGCGGGGCATGACCTCAACCTCATGAACCTTCCAGACTTCAAAATCCCACATCTCCTAGAGGTGTCCATTGGTCACGCGCTGACAGTGGATGCTCTGCGCTACGGTTTTGCGGCGAGCGTGGCGCACTATAAGAAGGCGCTTGCGCTCAGAGCTGGCAGTGACTGA
- a CDS encoding 16S rRNA (uracil(1498)-N(3))-methyltransferase → MNIVLLRENDWINANTVKLTDHRARHLITVLKVVANQTLRVGLINGDRGLGTVTQVSGEGVELEVALSDAPLHRHPTQLVLALPRPKMLRRVFRSVAEFGVAELHLIHSYRVEKSYWQTPHLNEDKVEMALTQGLERSGDTVLPRVIQHKRFKPFMEDVLPAISAETTLLIAHPGNSAPFEADTQRPTTLLIGPEGGFIDFEVNLAEAVGAQKVSLGARILSVDTAVCAALSRELS, encoded by the coding sequence ATGAATATAGTTCTCCTTCGAGAAAACGATTGGATTAACGCCAACACAGTCAAATTGACTGACCATCGGGCGCGACACCTAATTACGGTGCTGAAAGTCGTTGCAAATCAAACATTGAGAGTGGGCCTCATTAATGGTGATCGTGGCCTGGGCACGGTTACTCAAGTTAGTGGCGAGGGTGTTGAGCTCGAGGTGGCGCTATCTGATGCGCCTTTGCACCGTCATCCCACGCAGCTGGTACTCGCCCTACCTCGACCCAAAATGCTGCGGCGAGTATTTCGAAGCGTGGCAGAATTTGGGGTGGCCGAGCTTCATTTGATTCATTCGTATCGTGTTGAAAAAAGCTATTGGCAAACCCCCCATCTCAACGAAGATAAAGTGGAGATGGCACTTACTCAGGGCCTTGAACGCTCTGGCGACACCGTCTTACCCCGTGTGATCCAACACAAGCGCTTCAAGCCCTTCATGGAAGATGTATTACCCGCCATCAGCGCAGAAACAACCTTGCTCATTGCGCATCCGGGAAACAGCGCGCCCTTTGAGGCTGATACTCAACGGCCAACGACCTTACTCATAGGCCCTGAAGGTGGTTTTATTGACTTCGAAGTGAATCTTGCTGAAGCGGTAGGGGCTCAGAAGGTGTCATTGGGCGCTCGGATTCTCAGTGTCGATACGGCAGTCTGTGCAGCGCTCTCACGCGAGCTTTCTTAA